The following is a genomic window from bacterium.
CCGGCTTCTTTTAATTCCACATCAAAAGTGGATTTTTCCTCCGCCACGTTTGACGTGGTTCCGCTATTACCACCACTCATTGCGACCGGGGCCGCCGCCGACACACCGAATTTAACTTCTAAAACTTTAACCAATTCAGCTAATTCCATTACGTTCATTTTTTCTACAGTACCCACTAAGTCTTTAAATTTTTCTGGTATTTGTATTTCTTCCATTTTATTTATTATGCCAATATACTAATTTATGCGAATGATACAAATATATTAACAAATATTTGTAATAGATTTGTATAATTCGTACTCATTCGTAGATTGGTATATTATTTCATACCCGACCTTTGCTAATTACTTAATTACTCTTCTTACTTACTGCATCCAAGGCTCTTACTAATCCGGATACCGGCGACATCAAAAGCTGAACAATTTGCGCCAATAAAACTTCTCTCTCTGGTAACTGCGCCAAAGCTACTACAGCATTTTTTAACATTTTTTCTCCCATTAAAAATCCGCCTAATATAGCTAACTTCTTTGTTTGGGTAGAAAACTTATAAACTAGCTTAGCCATAATCGCGTCTGATTCATTCGAAGAG
Proteins encoded in this region:
- the rplL gene encoding 50S ribosomal protein L7/L12; translated protein: MEEIQIPEKFKDLVGTVEKMNVMELAELVKVLEVKFGVSAAAPVAMSGGNSGTTSNVAEEKSTFDVELKEAGVQKIAVIKAVRELTSLGLKEAKDLVDGAPKVIKTGVTKAEAEEMKKKLEEAGAKADIK